In Haloterrigena turkmenica DSM 5511, a single genomic region encodes these proteins:
- a CDS encoding acetamidase/formamidase family protein: protein MGAEEFAVDHRIDAEDDAVHSDWDNGREPALTVQPGNVVRVSCRDATNGQLNPASTPADVAALDIDLIHALTGPIAVEGARPGDVLEVELLDLEHEGVGYTLVLPGPAELGVLADEFPDPALHVWDLEGDVGRFVDGIEVPLAPFPGIVGVAPAEDGAHGTFPPRDVGGNMDVKQLMAGSRVYLPVAVEDALFSIGDCHAAQGDGEVCGTGIEAPMTVTCRFDLRSDLSIDRPQFETAGPFTPTGRDEPMYGTTGIADDLMTATRRAVRSMVDHLQDERGLERDDAYMLCSTAVDLKINEAVNAPNWVVSAYLPESIFPEAKRRPTRA from the coding sequence CGAGCCGGCCCTGACGGTCCAGCCGGGGAACGTCGTCCGTGTCTCGTGTCGGGACGCGACGAACGGACAGCTCAACCCGGCGTCGACGCCCGCAGACGTCGCCGCGCTCGACATCGATCTGATCCACGCGCTGACCGGCCCGATCGCGGTCGAGGGCGCCCGACCAGGAGATGTCCTCGAGGTCGAACTGCTCGACCTCGAACACGAGGGCGTCGGCTACACGCTGGTCCTCCCGGGACCGGCGGAGCTCGGAGTGTTGGCCGACGAGTTCCCCGACCCGGCGTTGCACGTCTGGGACCTCGAGGGCGACGTCGGCCGCTTCGTGGACGGGATCGAGGTGCCGCTGGCTCCGTTCCCCGGCATCGTCGGCGTCGCGCCCGCCGAGGACGGCGCCCACGGCACGTTTCCGCCGCGGGACGTCGGCGGGAACATGGACGTCAAGCAGCTCATGGCGGGCTCGAGGGTCTATCTCCCCGTGGCGGTCGAGGACGCCCTGTTCAGTATCGGCGACTGCCACGCCGCGCAGGGCGACGGGGAGGTCTGTGGGACCGGCATCGAAGCGCCGATGACCGTCACCTGCCGGTTCGACCTGCGCTCGGACCTGTCGATCGACCGGCCGCAGTTCGAGACCGCGGGCCCGTTCACCCCGACCGGCCGTGACGAGCCGATGTACGGAACGACGGGCATCGCCGACGACCTGATGACGGCGACCAGACGAGCCGTCCGAAGCATGGTCGACCACCTCCAGGATGAGCGCGGGCTCGAGCGGGACGACGCCTACATGCTGTGTTCGACGGCCGTCGACCTGAAGATAAACGAGGCCGTCAACGCGCCGAACTGGGTCGTCTCCGCGTACCTCCCGGAGAGCATCTTTCCGGAAGCGAAGCGGCGTCCCACGCGGGCGTAA
- a CDS encoding bacterio-opsin activator domain-containing protein — protein MTESPETAAGEEPADGREDEFVRTPPEDLARRVFDVNPVSTVVIDSAGNYAFANERAAETLGRTNEEIVGRAYDDAEWNIYYDDGSPVPTSENPVTRVLETGEPVFGFEHWIELPDGSERWLSSNSAPVLDDDGDVEYVVVSFEDATALKRREERLTSDHVRRLEFRTDRAAVPPSLRVADGEIRLEVDSVVPLQNGTTVQYMGTSDLPASEFVTAVEEVSHYRDARLLSSIDGYHRVEATAESETVSQVFPDLGGRACAVVIAPDEVRFLGELPGDVDPRQAAAGIRWFHPEVELVSEDLVYSPQLLYGVVADALTERQLSALDAAYFGGYFDTPRTSTGDELADRFDVTRQTFNQHLRKAQRTVFRHLFEKSGADAR, from the coding sequence GTGACGGAGTCCCCCGAAACCGCCGCGGGCGAGGAGCCGGCCGACGGCAGGGAAGACGAGTTCGTCCGGACCCCGCCCGAGGATCTGGCTCGGCGCGTGTTCGACGTGAACCCGGTCAGCACCGTCGTGATCGATTCGGCGGGAAACTACGCCTTCGCGAACGAACGAGCGGCGGAAACGCTCGGCCGGACGAACGAGGAGATCGTCGGCCGAGCGTACGACGACGCCGAGTGGAACATCTACTACGACGACGGGTCGCCCGTTCCGACGTCGGAGAACCCGGTCACGCGCGTCCTCGAGACGGGCGAGCCCGTCTTCGGCTTCGAACACTGGATCGAACTCCCCGACGGCTCCGAGCGGTGGCTCTCGAGCAATTCGGCCCCTGTACTGGACGACGACGGCGACGTGGAGTACGTCGTCGTCTCCTTCGAGGACGCGACGGCGCTGAAGCGCCGCGAGGAGCGGTTGACCAGCGACCACGTCCGGCGCCTCGAGTTCCGCACGGACCGGGCCGCGGTCCCGCCCTCGCTTCGGGTCGCGGACGGCGAGATCCGACTCGAGGTCGACTCGGTCGTCCCGCTGCAAAACGGGACGACGGTCCAGTACATGGGGACGTCGGACCTTCCAGCGAGCGAGTTCGTTACCGCCGTCGAGGAGGTCTCCCACTACCGCGACGCGCGGCTGCTCAGTTCGATCGACGGCTACCATCGCGTCGAGGCGACGGCGGAGTCGGAGACGGTCTCGCAGGTGTTTCCGGACCTCGGCGGCCGCGCCTGCGCCGTTGTCATCGCTCCCGACGAGGTCCGGTTTCTGGGCGAGTTGCCCGGCGACGTGGACCCCCGGCAGGCCGCGGCCGGGATCCGGTGGTTCCACCCCGAAGTCGAACTGGTCTCCGAGGACCTCGTCTACTCGCCGCAACTGCTGTACGGCGTCGTCGCCGACGCGCTCACCGAGCGACAGCTGTCGGCGCTCGACGCCGCCTACTTCGGCGGCTACTTCGATACGCCCCGAACCAGCACCGGCGACGAGTTGGCCGACCGCTTCGACGTCACGCGCCAGACGTTCAACCAGCACCTGCGCAAGGCCCAGCGAACCGTCTTCCGACATCTCTTCGAGAAGTCCGGCGCGGACGCACGCTGA